One Sporomusaceae bacterium ACPt DNA window includes the following coding sequences:
- the ykoC gene encoding Putative HMP/thiamine permease protein YkoC — protein MLNWQELTRTGAGTTLIHRLDPRVKISMLLITGFVIIFLDNPALLAIMLAVGAAGMLIARLPLMKLKVAVVVVLLGLWGAVFSQALFYEQVPRTVMLTLIAPELPVLGPLTKGLYVYHEGVIYGLRQGLRMAAMTTLGLLVCWTTDTRLLLLGLVRLRMPYSLAFMAVTAVRFIPILMQETMQVVSASTMRGGSRLSIRLLSPILANCLRRAGTLAVAVESRAFRSQDRRTYLEELCFTPGEKMFLSVYILLAVIVILSKTSYICYQYGLYYASSLRPVYEIARSYL, from the coding sequence ATGCTGAACTGGCAGGAGCTTACCCGGACGGGTGCCGGGACTACCCTAATCCACCGCCTGGATCCGCGCGTCAAAATAAGCATGCTGCTCATTACCGGCTTTGTCATTATATTTTTGGATAATCCCGCTCTGCTGGCAATTATGCTGGCAGTCGGTGCTGCAGGAATGCTGATAGCCCGGCTGCCCCTCATGAAACTCAAAGTTGCTGTAGTGGTTGTACTGCTGGGGTTATGGGGAGCGGTATTCAGCCAGGCGCTGTTTTACGAACAAGTTCCGCGTACGGTGATGCTTACGCTCATCGCGCCCGAGTTACCCGTTTTGGGCCCGCTGACTAAAGGATTATATGTCTATCATGAGGGGGTTATATACGGACTTAGGCAAGGATTGCGGATGGCGGCTATGACCACGCTGGGATTGTTAGTGTGCTGGACTACCGACACCCGCTTGCTGCTTCTGGGACTGGTACGGTTGCGAATGCCGTACAGTCTGGCGTTTATGGCCGTAACGGCGGTTCGGTTTATTCCTATACTTATGCAAGAAACCATGCAGGTTGTCTCGGCGTCTACAATGCGTGGCGGCAGCCGGTTGAGTATCCGGTTACTGTCGCCGATTCTGGCCAATTGTCTCAGGCGGGCAGGAACCTTGGCGGTTGCTGTAGAAAGCCGGGCTTTTCGTTCCCAGGACCGCCGCACTTACTTGGAAGAGTTGTGTTTTACTCCGGGTGAAAAAATGTTTCTTAGTGTTTACATACTGCTGGCTGTTATAGTGATTCTAAGCAAGACTAGCTATATTTGTTATCAATATGGACTGTATTATGCTTCAAGTTTGCGGCCTGTGTATGAAATTGCCCGATCATACTTATAG